A region from the Silene latifolia isolate original U9 population chromosome 7, ASM4854445v1, whole genome shotgun sequence genome encodes:
- the LOC141590454 gene encoding uncharacterized protein LOC141590454 yields MALQYPLLFPCGEDGYRLGISHSENSLRKSNSENPRDKLTLREWYAFRIQDRPLSVEFTTLLQSGKAYHQFLVDGFASVESHRLKFIRYNQDLLRVDNYNNLRRAVERGDVEPSSAGSRLIVPSSLVGGGPYMRVNYLDTMTICRWFGYPDLFITFTCNPKWPEITRFVRNRGLNPEDRPDILSRVFKIKLEELMIDLKERHIFGRVRAVVYTIEFQKRGLPHAHILLFLHREDKFPEAADIDKIISAEILNPVENPVLHAVVCTHMIHGPCGTAKPRSPCMVGSTCSKHFPKKCTERTTIGEDGYPIYKRSKTGSTIYKDRVALDNGSVVPYNPYLLLKYRAHINVEWCNQSKAIKYLFKYINVEWCNQCYAYGLIGDDKEYIDAIEEVSEWASGFYLRNLFATLLLSGTLSMPSLELTDEELKNYALIDIEASLQLNGSSLARFEGMPLPDTSSTTHHANTMVMDELSYDKESLQAEHASQLSSMTDEAGDDPRNATLPFGGKVVVFGGDFRQTLPVVSKGSRADVVHASLCSSYLWSSCKVLTLTKNMRLQAVSEDTNVDEIRKFSEWITKIGDGLVGDPNDDITYHDLQNRLWDPNYLQERAILAPTHEIVEDVNDYVLSLIHEEERIYLSYDEVGRDDRTMGEPDLYSTRILEQSIKCYGLPNHELRLKVGAMVMLLRNIDQSRGLCNGTVNSDET; encoded by the exons ATGGCCCTccagtatcctttattatttccGTGCGGGGAAGACGGTTACCGATTGGGAATTTCTCACTCTGAAAACTCTCTTCGAAAAAGCAATTCTGAAAATCCGCGCGATAAATTAACTCTTAGAGAGTGGTATGCATTCCGTATTCAGGATAGACCACTGTCAGTTGAATTTACAACTCTGTTACAATCCGGTAAAGCCTATCACCAGTTtttagttgacggatttgcatcgGTTGAATCTCATAGACTAAAGTTTATACGCTACAACCAAGATCTTCTTCGCGTGGACAATTACAATAATCTTAGAAGAGCTGTTGAACGAGGGGACGTTGAGCCGTCTTCCGCCGGTAGTCGTCTtattgttccttcttctttggtGGGAGGTGGCCCATATATGAGAGTAAACTACCTTGATACTATGACCATTTGTAGGTGGTTCGGTTACCCTGATCTATTTATCACGTTTACGTGTAATCCCAAGTGGCCGGAAATCACCCGGTTTGTTAGAAATAGGGGACTTAATCCCGAggatcgtcctgatattttgtcTCGCGTATTCAAGATTAAACTCGAAGAGTTGATGATTGATTTAAAAGAGCGCCATATCTTTGGTAGGGTTAGAGCAG TTGTATATACTATTGAATTTCAGAAGCGTGGTCTTCCACATGCTCATATCCTTTTGTTCTTACATCGAGAAGACAAGTTCCCTGAAGCTGCGGATATCGATAAAATAATTTCAGCGGAGATCCTCAATCCGGTTGAGAATCCTGTGTTACATGCCGTCGTTTGCACACACATGATTCACGGACCGTGTGGAACTGCAAAACCACGATCACCGTGTATGGTTGGGTCTACATGTTCAAAACATTTCCCCAAAAAGTGTACCGAAAGAACAACTATCGGCGAAGACGGTTATCCTATTTATAAGAGAAGTAAAACAGGATCAACAATATATAAGGACCGAGTGGCACTTGACAATGGATCTGTCGTGCCATATAACCCGTACTTATTGCTGAAATATCGTGCACATATCAATGTGGAGTGGTGTAACCAGTCTAAAGCGATCAAGTATCTTTTCAAGTATATCAATGTGGAGTGGTGTAACCAGTGTTATGCATATGGCTTGATCGGTGACGACAAAGAGTACATTGATGCGATAGAGGAAGTAAGCGAATGGGCCTCTGGATTTTATCTTAGAAACCTCTTTGCGACTTTATTGTTATCTGGGACGTTGTCCATGCCAA GTTTGGAACTAACTGATGAAGAATTGAAAAACTATGCTTTGATCGACATAGAAGCATCACTCCAATTAAATGGGAGTAGTTTAGCAAGATTTGAAGGGATGCCCCTACCCGATACATCGTCAACAACACATCACGCGAACACGATGGTTATGGATGAGTTGTCTTATGACAAAGAATCGCTCCAGGCAGAACATGCGTCTCAACTATCTTCAATGACCGATGAAGCAGGAGACG ATCCGCGTAATGCAACACTACCATTTGGCGGGAAAGTGGTAGTTTTTGGTGGCGATTTTCGCCAAACATTACCGGTTGTTTCCAAAGGGAGCAGGGCTGATGTTGTGCATGCTTCTCTTTGTTCGTCGTATTTGTGGAGTTCATGTAAG GTGCTTACATTGACTAAAAATATGCGCTTACAAGCCGTAAGTGAAGACACTAATGTAGATGAGATACGAAAATTCTCGGAGTGGATTACGAAAATTGGAGATGGGTTGGTCGGGGATCCAAATGATG ATATCACTTATCATGATCTTCAAAATCGGTtatgggacccaaattatcttcaaGAAAGGGCAATTCTTGCACCCACTCACGAAATAGTTGAAGATGTAAATGATTATGTGTTATCTCTTATCCATGAGGAAGAGAGAATTTACTTAAGCTACGATGAGGTCGGTAGAGATGATAGAACTATGGGCGAGCCCGACCTTTACTCCACGAGAATTCTTGAACAAAGTATTAAATGTTACGGCCTCCCAAACCatgaattgagattgaaagtcGGTGCTATGGTTATGCTCCTTAGAAATATTGATCAATCGCGTGGGTTGTGCAATGGTACAGTTAATAGTGACGAGACTTAG
- the LOC141590455 gene encoding replication protein A 70 kDa DNA-binding subunit A-like has translation MEQPTQKTIAEIQEGDFNVYMKVRVIRKWKKQEWNNHGKWIFHKVEFLMVDEENNVVQGLITKSLIKKYHGRIQEGKTYKIGRFQTVRNHGFHLATTHKYRIRFGTRTTIDEIECGSIPKHGFKFISFEDIISNKLEGRQLIDVIGGVEDYNAVFVHNNTKRMALDLANQDDTQLSFWMWGPYTKDGEHIATNLCHKSEKPVIVMQCVERIVTKGGHIRLSTVDDVSKIYVNPEIPEAHYIRTRLSARPGRSKGVVESKNKTILDESCKTLHEIMCTELAGKYVTVAYLNEIDDTYGWYRNICQKCTSPVGKRHGKWYFAFRTKIEKIQYENQVLAASNAEDDSAVKGIHNDESVEKILTLNMTQESVVTSETQSDYLLKQMQDAENETGSNTESLIPSSKRILFETYEDGDVQDEAPAKKGKSA, from the exons ATGGAACAACCGACACAAAAAACGATTGCTGAAATTCAAGAAGGAGACTTTAATGTATACATGAAAGTCAGGGTGATAAGAAAATGGAAAAAACAGGAATGGAACAATCATGGAAAATGGATTTTTCATAAAGTTGAATTCCTAATGGTTGATGAAGAAAACAATGTTGTTCAAGGATTAATCACAAAATCATTGATCAAGAAATACCATGGCAGAATTCAAGAAGGAAAGACGTACAAAATAGGGAGATTTCAAACAGTCCGTAACCACGGATTCCACCTTGCAACAACACACAAGTATCGGATCAGATTTGGTACGCGGACAACCATTGATGAAATAGAGTGTGGGTCAATTCCAAAGCATGGTTTTAAGTTTATCTCATTTGAAGATATCATTAGTAACAAACTAGAAGGAAGGCAACTAATAG ATGTCATAGGAGGAGTAGAGGACTACAATGCTGTCTTTGTACACAACAACACCAAAAGAATGGCACTGGATTTGGCAAACCAAGA CGATACTCAATTATCATTTTGGATGTGGGGACCATACACTAAAGATGGTGAACATATAGCAACAAATCTTTGCCACAAGTCGGAGAAACCAGTTATTGTTATGCAATGCGTGGAAAGGATAGTCACAAAAG GAGGACACATACGGCTATCAACTGTAGACGATGTGAGCAAGATTTATGTTAATCCGGAAATACCCGAGGCACATTATATTAGGACAAG ATTATCAGCAAGGCCAGGTAGAAGTAAAGGAGTTGTTGAAAGTAAGAACAAGACAATATTGGATGAAAGTTGTAAGACACTACACGAAATCATGTGTACTGAATTG GCTGGCAAATATGTGACAGTAGCATACTTGAATGAAATAGACGACACTTATGGATGGTACCGTAATATATGCCAAAAGTGTACAAGTCCAGTTGGGAAGAGACATGGCAAATGGTACTTTGCTTTCAGGACGAAAATT GAAAAAATTCAGTACGAGAATCAAGTCTTAGCGGCCAGCAATGCAGAG GATGATAGTGCTGTCAAGGGAATACATAACGATGAATCTGTGGAAAAGATTTTAACATTAAATATGACACAG GAAAGTGTTGTCACAAGTGAGACACAATCAGATTATTTGCTG AAACAAATGCAGGATGCAGAAAATGAAACTGGAAGTAACACTGAGTCGTTGATACCTTCAAGCAAGAGGATATTATTTGAGACATACGAGGACGGAGATGTGCAAGACGAAGCACCAGCAAAAAAAGGGAAATCAGCTTAG
- the LOC141591202 gene encoding peroxidase 72-like: protein MSKSMSYFIFLSLLAIVPLCIASKNYNGYLNPQYYDRSCPHVQHIVSSVVSKAVAKDPRMAASLLRLHFHDCFVKGCDASLLLDNSGSIVSEKGSNPNKNSARGFEVIDEIKAEIERACPHTVSCADILAIAARDSTVIAGGPNWEVPLGRKDSVGASLSGSNNEIPAPNNTFQTILTKFKRQGLDLVDLVALSGAHTIGNARCTTFRQRLYNQNGNGKPDFTLNQAYASMLRQQCPRSGGDQNLFFLDHTTPFKFDNLYYKNILAYDGLLNSDQVLLTKNRASMELVKLYAENTRIFFDHFAKSMVKMGNLFPLTGAQGQIRKNCRRVNSS, encoded by the exons ATGTCTAAGTCCATGAGCTACTTCATTTTCCTTAGTCTCTTAGCAATTGTACCACTATGCATTGCTTCCAAAAACTACAATGGTTATCTTAACCCTCAATATTATGACCGTTCTTGCCCACATGTTCAACATATTGTGAGCTCAGTGGTCTCCAAGGCGGTCGCCAAGGATCCTAGGATGGCTGCTTCCTTGCTTAGGCTCCATTTTCATGATTGTTTCGTCAAG GGATGTGATGCTTCGTTGCTGTTAGACAACAGTGGGAGCATTGTCTCAGAGAAGGGATCAAACCCTAACAAGAACTCAGCTCGAGGGTTTGAGGTTATCGACGAGATCAAGGCTGAAATCGAGAGAGCATGCCCTCACACGGTGTCTTGTGCCGATATCTTGGCTATAGCTGCAAGAGATTCAACTGTTATT GCCGGTGGACCAAACTGGGAAGTGCCTTTAGGAAGAAAGGATTCTGTAGGAGCAAGTTTGAGTGGATCAAACAATGAAATTCCTGCTCCTAACAACACCTTTCAAACCATCCTTACCAAGTTTAAACGCCAAGGCCTCGACCTCGTTGACCTTGTCGCCCTCTCAG GAGCTCACACAATAGGTAATGCAAGGTGCACCACCTTTAGGCAAAGGCTATACAACCAAAATGGAAACGGAAAGCCAGACTTTACGTTAAACCAAGCGTACGCCTCCATGTTGCGCCAACAATGTCCAAGGTCCGGCGGCGACCAAAACTTGTTCTTCTTAGACCATACTACCCCTTTCAAGTTCGACAACTTGTACTACAAGAACATCCTTGCTTATGATGGGTTGTTGAATTCCGACCAAGTCCTACTAACCAAGAACCGCGCTTCCATGGAACTTGTTAAGCTATACGCTGAGAATACCAGGATTTTCTTCGATCATTTTGCTAAGTCTATGGTTAAGATGGGTAACCTCTTTCCATTGACGGGTGCTCAAGGACAAATCCGCAAGAATTGCAGAAGGGTTAATTCTTCTTAA